The proteins below are encoded in one region of Sminthopsis crassicaudata isolate SCR6 chromosome 1, ASM4859323v1, whole genome shotgun sequence:
- the TMEM174 gene encoding transmembrane protein 174, whose amino-acid sequence MQQNSNHMEDFPLNVFSVTPYTPSTADIQVSDDDKAGATLLFSGIFLGLVGITFTVMGWIKYQGISHFEWTQLLGPILLSVGVTFILIAVCKFKMLSCQSCKESEERALDTDQTMSGQSFVFTGINQPITFHGATVVQYIPPYASQDTVGVNATYLPPVVNPFGVANSGGLTVPVPSPPQYCTIYPHDNAAFIDDELYPTYVDMDHRNENRSTTDAEQLEEIQLEDNSHEYLSPPSYEEIYSNPC is encoded by the exons ATGCAGCAGAATAGCAACCACATGGAAGACTTCCCTCTCAATGTCTTTTCGGTCACTCCTTATACACCCAGTACAGCTGACATCCAGGTGTCTGATGATGATAAGGCAGGAGCCACTTTACTCTTCTCAGGTATCTTTCTGGGGCTGGTGGGAATCACATTCACAGTGATGGGCTGGATCAAGTACCAAGGCATCTCTCATTTTGAGTGGACACAGCTTCTCGGGCCGATTCTGCTCTCAGTGGGGGTGACATTCATCCTGATCGCCGTGTGCAAGTTTAAAATGCTATCTTGTCAATCTTGCAAAGAAAGTGAGGAAAGAGCACTGGACACAGACCAGACTATGAGTGGACAATCCTTTGTTTTCACGGGGATCAACCAGCCTATAACATTCCATGGGGCAACTGTGGTGCAGTATATTCCTCCCTATGCGTCTCAGGACACCGTTGGGGTAAATGCCACTTATCTGCCCCCAGTGGTGAACCCTTTTGGTGTTGCAAACTCAGGAGGGCTAACAGTGCCTGTTCCAAGTCCCCCTCAGTACTGCACCATCTATCCTCATGATAATGCTGCATTTATTGATGATGAGCTCTACCCCACCTATGTGGACATGGATCACAGAAATGAAAACAG GTCAACTACTGATGCTGAACAGCTAGAGGAGATACAGCTAGAAGACAACAGTCATGAATACTTATCCCCTCCCTCATATGAGGAAATATATTCCAATCCATGCTAG